The following coding sequences are from one Tachysurus vachellii isolate PV-2020 chromosome 7, HZAU_Pvac_v1, whole genome shotgun sequence window:
- the LOC132849224 gene encoding erythroid membrane-associated protein-like, which produces YFYLFTHITHCVFLSVDVTLDPDTAHPKLILSADGKQVTRGDTRQNLPDTPQRFNTCPSVLGKQSFSSGRFYYEVQVRGKTKWTLGVAKENINRKGKITRTPQDGFWTVILRNKNQYKACPIPSVPLTLREKVEIVGVFVDYEEGLVSFYDVKSSSHIY; this is translated from the coding sequence TATTTTTACCTGTTTactcatatcacacactgtgtgtttctctcagtggatgtgactctggatcctgatacagctcATCCCAAACTCATCCTGTctgctgatggaaaacaagtgaCACGTGGAGACACACGACAGAATCTCCCTGATACACCACAGAGGTTTAATACATGTCCAAGTGTTCTGGGAAAGCAGAGTTtctcctcagggagattttattatgaggtgcaggtcagagggAAAACTAAATGGACATTAGGAGTCGCAAAagagaacattaacaggaagGGGAAGATTACACGGACTCCTCAGGATGGATTCTGGACTGTGATCCTGAGAAATAAGAATCAGTATAAGGCTTGTCCTATTCCCTCTGTCcccctcacactgagagagaaggtggagattgtgggggtgtttgtggattatgaggagggtctggtctccttttatgatgtgaagtccagctctcatatctac